The Takifugu rubripes chromosome 3, fTakRub1.2, whole genome shotgun sequence genome contains a region encoding:
- the LOC115249214 gene encoding UDP-glucuronosyltransferase 2B31-like isoform X1 gives MAAVSVTALHTEYLLVMASYPVLTFLVFFSAALSSTCDGGKVLVYPLDGSHWLNMKILLELLHSRGHEITVIRSSTSWYISEVSPYYTSITIAQDHSHHIESQDFMTSFLKRSIEIRRREGSLWAFFEFYQNLFQMVGENQHDVAKMVIDIFENETLITILKNNEYNLLLTDPAFPGGVLLAHYLQLPLVFNARWVFNGDGHFVIAPSPLSYVPQLFSYNSDKMDFFQRMKNVISHIMLVYMHYFVSNPPYQAVCDKYFGPDVNVMSLMQGADLWLMRVDFIFEFPRPTMPNVVYIGGFQGKPSKPLPADLEDFMQSSGEHGVVVMSLGTLLGDLGPELSEIIASAFANLPQKVVWRHIGERPTSLGNNTMLVKWLPQNDILGHPKTKLFMSHGGTNGIYEAIYHGVPILGLPLIFDQIDNFVRMKARGAAEMVDVTTLDVETLTNTLKNILNATKAYKEKIQKLSQLHHDKPMKPTDSALFWMEFVMRHKGASHLRTESYKLPWYAYHCLDVMAVFAACGLILMSLVWVSCRCVIRALIRATKSPAKSKKE, from the exons ATGGCTGCTGTTTCTGTTACTGCGTTGCACACAGAATACctactgg TGATGGCTTCATATCCAGTCCTGACCTTCCTGGTGttcttctcagcagctctgtcctccacctgtgatggaggaaaagtgctTGTTTACCCTCTAGATGGGAGCCACTGGCTGAACATGAAAATCCTCTtggagctgcttcactctcGGGGCCATGAAATAACGGTCATACGTTCGTCCACCAGCTGGTACATTTCTGAAGTCTCGCCCTACtacacctccatcaccatcgcCCAGGACCACTCACATCACATCGAGAGTCAAGACTTCATGACCTCTTTCTTAAAGAGGTCAATAGAAATTCGGCGGAGAGAAGGTTCACTCTGGGCTTTTTTTGAATTTTATCAAAACCTTTTCCAGATGGTTGGAGAGAATCAGCATGACGTGGCCAAGATGGTCATCGACATCTTTGAGAATGAGACGCTAATTACGATTCTGAAAAACAATGAGTATAACCTTTTATTGACAGATCCTGCATTTCCAGGTGGAGTGTTGTTAGCGCACTATCTCCAACTACCGCTGGTTTTCAATGCTCGCTGGGTTTTCAATGGAGATGGACATTTCGTCATCGCACCTTCTCCACTCTCCTACGTTCCCCAATTATTTTCTTATAACTCTGATAAAATGGACTTTTTTCAgagaatgaaaaatgtcatCTCTCATATCATGTTGGTCTACATGCACTACTTTGTGTCAAATCCCCCTTACCAAGCAGTGTGTGACAAATATTTTGGTCCCGATGTCAACGTCATgtctctcatgcagggagctgatctCTGGTTAATGCGAGTTGATTTTATATTCGAGTTTCCTCGTCCTACCATGCCCAATGTGGTCTACATCGGAGGGTTTCAGGGCAAACCTTCTAAGCCTCTTCCAGCAGATTTAGAGGATTTTATGCAGAGTTCTGGTGAGCACGGGGTGGTCGTCATGTCACTGGGGACTCTGCTGGGCGATCTTGGCCCTGAGTTATCAGAGATCATTGCATCAGCGTTTGCCAACCTTCCTCAGAAGGTGGTGTGGAGACACATCGGAGAAAGACCCACCAGTCTGGGAAACAACACCATGCTTGTTAAATGGCTGCCTCAAAATGATATCTTAGGTCACCCGAAAACCAAACTTTTTATGTCGCATGGGGGCACTAACGGTATTTATGAGGCCATCTACCATGGGGTCCCGATCCTGggccttcctctcatctttgaCCAGATTGATAATTTTGTACGCATGAAGGCGCGGGGGGCTGCTGAGATGGTCGATGTCACAACGTTGGATGTTGAGACTCTGACCAATACTCTGAAGAATATTCTCAATGCTACGAAGGCATACAAAGAGAAAATACAGAAGCTGTCACAACTTCACCATGACAAACCAATGAAACCCAcagacagcgccctcttctggatggaGTTTGTCATGAGGCACAAGGGCGCCTCACACCTGCGTACAGAGTCCTACAAGTTACCGTGGTACGCCTATCACTGTCTGGACGTGATGGCCGTCTTCGCAGCCTGTGGCTTGATACTCATGTCATTAGTTTGGGTCTCCTGCCGATGTGTCATCAGAGCTCTCATTAGAGCGACAAAATCACCAGCAAAATCTAAGAAAGAATAG
- the LOC115249214 gene encoding UDP-glucuronosyltransferase 2B31-like isoform X2, producing the protein MASYPVLTFLVFFSAALSSTCDGGKVLVYPLDGSHWLNMKILLELLHSRGHEITVIRSSTSWYISEVSPYYTSITIAQDHSHHIESQDFMTSFLKRSIEIRRREGSLWAFFEFYQNLFQMVGENQHDVAKMVIDIFENETLITILKNNEYNLLLTDPAFPGGVLLAHYLQLPLVFNARWVFNGDGHFVIAPSPLSYVPQLFSYNSDKMDFFQRMKNVISHIMLVYMHYFVSNPPYQAVCDKYFGPDVNVMSLMQGADLWLMRVDFIFEFPRPTMPNVVYIGGFQGKPSKPLPADLEDFMQSSGEHGVVVMSLGTLLGDLGPELSEIIASAFANLPQKVVWRHIGERPTSLGNNTMLVKWLPQNDILGHPKTKLFMSHGGTNGIYEAIYHGVPILGLPLIFDQIDNFVRMKARGAAEMVDVTTLDVETLTNTLKNILNATKAYKEKIQKLSQLHHDKPMKPTDSALFWMEFVMRHKGASHLRTESYKLPWYAYHCLDVMAVFAACGLILMSLVWVSCRCVIRALIRATKSPAKSKKE; encoded by the coding sequence ATGGCTTCATATCCAGTCCTGACCTTCCTGGTGttcttctcagcagctctgtcctccacctgtgatggaggaaaagtgctTGTTTACCCTCTAGATGGGAGCCACTGGCTGAACATGAAAATCCTCTtggagctgcttcactctcGGGGCCATGAAATAACGGTCATACGTTCGTCCACCAGCTGGTACATTTCTGAAGTCTCGCCCTACtacacctccatcaccatcgcCCAGGACCACTCACATCACATCGAGAGTCAAGACTTCATGACCTCTTTCTTAAAGAGGTCAATAGAAATTCGGCGGAGAGAAGGTTCACTCTGGGCTTTTTTTGAATTTTATCAAAACCTTTTCCAGATGGTTGGAGAGAATCAGCATGACGTGGCCAAGATGGTCATCGACATCTTTGAGAATGAGACGCTAATTACGATTCTGAAAAACAATGAGTATAACCTTTTATTGACAGATCCTGCATTTCCAGGTGGAGTGTTGTTAGCGCACTATCTCCAACTACCGCTGGTTTTCAATGCTCGCTGGGTTTTCAATGGAGATGGACATTTCGTCATCGCACCTTCTCCACTCTCCTACGTTCCCCAATTATTTTCTTATAACTCTGATAAAATGGACTTTTTTCAgagaatgaaaaatgtcatCTCTCATATCATGTTGGTCTACATGCACTACTTTGTGTCAAATCCCCCTTACCAAGCAGTGTGTGACAAATATTTTGGTCCCGATGTCAACGTCATgtctctcatgcagggagctgatctCTGGTTAATGCGAGTTGATTTTATATTCGAGTTTCCTCGTCCTACCATGCCCAATGTGGTCTACATCGGAGGGTTTCAGGGCAAACCTTCTAAGCCTCTTCCAGCAGATTTAGAGGATTTTATGCAGAGTTCTGGTGAGCACGGGGTGGTCGTCATGTCACTGGGGACTCTGCTGGGCGATCTTGGCCCTGAGTTATCAGAGATCATTGCATCAGCGTTTGCCAACCTTCCTCAGAAGGTGGTGTGGAGACACATCGGAGAAAGACCCACCAGTCTGGGAAACAACACCATGCTTGTTAAATGGCTGCCTCAAAATGATATCTTAGGTCACCCGAAAACCAAACTTTTTATGTCGCATGGGGGCACTAACGGTATTTATGAGGCCATCTACCATGGGGTCCCGATCCTGggccttcctctcatctttgaCCAGATTGATAATTTTGTACGCATGAAGGCGCGGGGGGCTGCTGAGATGGTCGATGTCACAACGTTGGATGTTGAGACTCTGACCAATACTCTGAAGAATATTCTCAATGCTACGAAGGCATACAAAGAGAAAATACAGAAGCTGTCACAACTTCACCATGACAAACCAATGAAACCCAcagacagcgccctcttctggatggaGTTTGTCATGAGGCACAAGGGCGCCTCACACCTGCGTACAGAGTCCTACAAGTTACCGTGGTACGCCTATCACTGTCTGGACGTGATGGCCGTCTTCGCAGCCTGTGGCTTGATACTCATGTCATTAGTTTGGGTCTCCTGCCGATGTGTCATCAGAGCTCTCATTAGAGCGACAAAATCACCAGCAAAATCTAAGAAAGAATAG
- the LOC115249223 gene encoding P2Y purinoceptor 1-like, with product MNNSFCPPVSFSFSGKFLPPVYILVFFIGLAANGWGLRSLLKNWKKLGNISIFVLNLGISDVLYLLTVPFLVVYYLMRSRWIFGQTFCKITRFCFNLNLYGSIGFLTCISVYRYLAIVHPMRAMGRITFTHSVIISVTTWLLVGIQCLPDMFYTKTSKRNTEKCFDTTDDEYVESYLKYSLGWTFMGFCIPLLITLGCYGHVLVVLCRKNTTDKVLRQRCMKLLFLLVLLFSVCYIPYHILKNLSLWSRLLFIWKVCQKWSNGVYIARQLSRGLVCLNSALNPLVYLRGDENILAPLRKCLQPAQEPATQATTLFTRGSPPSAI from the coding sequence atgaataacagcttctgtcctcctgtcagcTTTAGTTTCTCGGGCAAATTCCTGCCTCCTGTTTACATCCTGGTGTTCTTCATCGGTCTGGCGGCTAATGGATGGGGACTAAGATCTCTGCTGAAGAACTGGAAGAAACTGGGCAACATCAGCATATTTGTGCTCAACCTGGGAATTTCAGACGTTCTCTACCTGCTCACGGTTCCATTTCTGGTGGTCTACTACCTCATGAGGAGTCGATGGATTTTCGGACAGACATTCTGCAAGATAACAAGATTCTGCTTCAATCTTAATCTGTATGGCAGCATTGGGTTCCTGACGTGCATAAGTGTGTACCGGTACCTGGCTATTGTCCATCCGATGAGAGCGATGGGACGCATCACCTTCACCCACTCTGTGATTATCTCTGTCACCACTTGGCTGTTAGTTGGAATTCAGTGTCTTCCAGATATGTTCTACACCAAAACATCTAAGAGAAACACCGAGAAATGCTTTGATACCACCGATGACGAGTATGTAGAGAGTTACCTAAAGTACAGTCTTGGATGGACGTTCATGGGATTCTGCATCCCGCTCCTCATCACACTGGGCTGCTACGGACACGTGCTTGTTGTTCTCTGCCGGAAAAATACCACTGACAAGGTATTAAGACAGAGATGCATGAAGCTGTTgttcctcctggttcttcttttttctgtttgttacaTCCCCTATCACATACTCAAGAACCTCAGCCTTTGGTCAAGACTTCTGTTCATTTGGAAGGTGTGCCAAAAATGGTCTAACGGAGTGTACATCGCCCGTCAGCTCAGTCGTGGCCTTGTTTGTTTGAACAGTGCTCTCAACCCTCTGGTTTACCTCCGTGGAGATGAAAACATCCTGGCTCCTCTCAGAAAATGTTTGCAGCCAGCTCAGGAACCTGCCACACAGGCAACAACCCTTTTTACTCgaggttctcctccatcagccaTCTGA